Within Thermodesulfobacteriota bacterium, the genomic segment TACAGGATCCTGGCCGTTTCCTTGTTGTCTGGGCCTTTGAGCTGCTCGAAGGCCAGGCCCTGCTTGAGGAGGGCGGCGGCGGCCTTCTCGTGGGTGGGGAAGTCGTTCAGGACCTTCTGGTACTCCAGGATCGCCATCTCGAATTCTTCGAGGCGATAGAGGCTGTCTCCCAGCCAGAACCGGGCGTTGGCCACCATCTTGCCCTGGGGATACTTGGCCAGGTAATCGCCAAAGGCCTGGCGGGCCTCGGCGTACTGGTTGTTGCGAAAGAGACCCAGGGCCGCATCGTAGAGGGCCTGTTCCCGGGTGGAGTCCGTGGCTGGCCCGGCAGGGGTGGCCGCCGGCTCGGGCTCGCCGGGCTTGCGCTTGGCGGAGGCCGGCTCCAGGGGCTGGGGGCCGCCGGGGAACGCCGGCGCGGCGGGCTTGGCCGGCGGCGCTGTCACGGCCAGGTCGGCCGCGGTGTCGATGCGGGCTCCCTTCAAGGCTTCCACCTCGCCTTCCATTCTGGCCAGCCGCTGGCCAAGGCCTTCTACCGTGGTGGCCAGCCCGTCGAGGCGGGTCTGCAGATCGGTCTTGGCGCTCTGGTAGTCGCTGGACAGGCGCTGCTTCTGGTGGGTGACCTCGTCCATGCGGCCGCCAACCCGCAGGAGCTCGGCCTTGAGCTGGTCGAGCAGGTCGCCCATTTCAGCCTGGCGGCGCTGCACCGCCTCCAGCTCGCTGCGCTCGGCCTTGCCGCGGGAAGCGGCCTGCTGGCCGCGGAGGTCCTCCAGGTCCCGCCGCAGGGTTTCAAGATGGGTGTCGTTCTGGCGCACCCGCTGATCCAGGGTGACGATGTCCTGCTGGGCCGCGCACTGCACCAGAAAGGGCGCGACCACAGGCAGGAGGACAAGGGCAAGCCTGTTCATGACCGGTTCCTCCTCCGGGATGAAGGACGTTCGACGATGCGGCTCTTCTTACCAGAAACAGGCGCCGGTTGCCAAGAGGGTGGCTTCACTCCTCCAGCCGCGGCGACCACTGGGGGCTGGACTGGTTGCCGGCCATGGGCAGCAGAGTGCGGATGGCGCCGCCCTGGCTGAAGATGGTGCAGATGTCGGACTTTCTGCCGTTGCCGCGGGTGAAGACGATCTGGCGGCTGTCCGGGGACCAGGAGGGCGCCTCGTGGTCGGCCCCTCCGGGGGTGAGCTGGGTGGGTGCCCCGCCGTCCGGGGAGACCAGAAAGAGGTTGTGAAAACGCTCCACCTGGCCGGTGAAGGCGATCCACTTGCCGTCCGGCGACCAGGCTGGCGCTGTGTTGTAGCGGCCTTCGTAGGTGAGACGCTGCACCGCCCCAGAGGCCACGTCCATGACAAAGATCTGGGGGTTGCCGGCCCGGTCCGAGCAGAAGGCGATCCTTTTGCCGTCCGGCGACCAGGAGGGGGAGACGTTGATGCCGGCTCCGGAGGTGAGCCGGCGTTGGACGCGGCCGTCCAGGCCGATGAGGTAGAGATCCGGATTGCCGTCCACGGACAGGGTGATGGCCAGGCTGCCGCCGTCCGGCGACCAGGCGGCGGCCATGTTGAGGCCTTTCTGGGTGGAGATCGCCTTGGTGTACTTGTCCTGGGACAGATCGGTGATGTAGAGGTTGGGATTGTCCCGGTGCAAGGAGACGTAGGCCAGGCGCCGGCCGTCCGGCGCGAAGCGGGGCGAGGCGGTGATGCTGTGGTGGGCGGTGACTTGGCGCACCGAGTCGCCCAGCACGTCGGCCAGGAAGACCTCCTTGTTGCCGGTATGGTCGGAGACAAAGGCGATTCTGGTCAGGCTCACCCCCCGCTCGCCGGTGAGCTGGAGGATGACCTCGTCGCAGAAGCGGCGGATCATGGTCTGGCGCTGGGCCCATTCCCCCCGGTAGCGGCGGCCCAGGAGCATGCTCGGCTCCTCGTTTCGCAGGTCCAGCAGCCGCATCTCCATGGAGATGATGGAGCCCTCGAGGTCATAGCTGCCCAGGATGGTGAAATCCATCTTCAGGTCCTTCCAGGCCGCATCCTGCACACCGCCATAGGTCTTGGGGTCCAAGACGGCGATGAAGCCATGGAACGTCAGTGCCCGATCCAGCCAGGCGCTCATCTCCTTGCCCGGGTCCAGGGCCGGGCCTGGCCGGCCGGTATCCAGGAAATAGGGCACCGCGATGGGGATCTTCCGGAGCTCCGGCGAGGTGATGTCCACGTAGATGCGGCCGCAATGGCCAGTGGAGGCGCGAAGCAGGAGGATGGCGGCCAGAAGGGCCGCGGCAAGGGGCAGGGATCGTTTCATGGCAGATTCCACACGGCGTGAGAGGTTGGGAACGGCCCGGGAGGTCAGTCCA encodes:
- a CDS encoding protein TolB; this encodes MKRSLPLAAALLAAILLLRASTGHCGRIYVDITSPELRKIPIAVPYFLDTGRPGPALDPGKEMSAWLDRALTFHGFIAVLDPKTYGGVQDAAWKDLKMDFTILGSYDLEGSIISMEMRLLDLRNEEPSMLLGRRYRGEWAQRQTMIRRFCDEVILQLTGERGVSLTRIAFVSDHTGNKEVFLADVLGDSVRQVTAHHSITASPRFAPDGRRLAYVSLHRDNPNLYITDLSQDKYTKAISTQKGLNMAAAWSPDGGSLAITLSVDGNPDLYLIGLDGRVQRRLTSGAGINVSPSWSPDGKRIAFCSDRAGNPQIFVMDVASGAVQRLTYEGRYNTAPAWSPDGKWIAFTGQVERFHNLFLVSPDGGAPTQLTPGGADHEAPSWSPDSRQIVFTRGNGRKSDICTIFSQGGAIRTLLPMAGNQSSPQWSPRLEE
- the ybgF gene encoding tol-pal system protein YbgF, which produces MNRLALVLLPVVAPFLVQCAAQQDIVTLDQRVRQNDTHLETLRRDLEDLRGQQAASRGKAERSELEAVQRRQAEMGDLLDQLKAELLRVGGRMDEVTHQKQRLSSDYQSAKTDLQTRLDGLATTVEGLGQRLARMEGEVEALKGARIDTAADLAVTAPPAKPAAPAFPGGPQPLEPASAKRKPGEPEPAATPAGPATDSTREQALYDAALGLFRNNQYAEARQAFGDYLAKYPQGKMVANARFWLGDSLYRLEEFEMAILEYQKVLNDFPTHEKAAAALLKQGLAFEQLKGPDNKETARILYKKLIADFPKSEQAEQAKKQLEKM